The Pseudomonas sp. MH9.2 genomic interval TCAGAAACACGAACCTTAATTAGGCCACCTCTTGCCCACTCCATTTCCAACCGCCGCCTAAAAAAAGAAAATCATAGCAAATGGCTGGTTTATAGCGGCACATCTAATTATTAAAAATAATTTCCAGGAGTATTCCCACATGAACCATCCATCAATCCATGTTGACATAATTAGCAATTAACAACTTGTGCAGTAAGTGGCGCAGTACTTTAAGTAACCGTATAACTCAGTCATCCAGAAAACCAAACCGAAACCTATTCGAGTAGGGCGGCTCCCACCGGTAGATGGAGGTCAATGAATCGCAGACATGGGCTACGCACAAACCAAAAGGCCCGTAGCGTTGGACGCTACGGGCCTTTTTTACAGCTGAGGAGCTATATCCTAGAACGGAATATCGTCATCAAAGCTGTCGAAATCCGGAGCCGGTTGCGGTGCGGCCTGCTGCTGTGGCGCAGGACGCGATTCGCGTTGTGGCTGGGATTGCGGTTGGGATTGCGGTTGGGACTGCTGCGGACGCGACTGTTGAGGGCGCGGCGCGGAGTTGGACATGCCGCCTTGACCCTGTGGAGCGCCTTCGCCTTGTGGACGGCCGCCCAGCAGTTGCATGGTGCCTTGCATGTCGACGACGATTTCAGTGGTGTAGCGCTTGATACCGTCTTTTTCCCACTCGCGGGTTTGCAGCTTGCCTTCGATGTACACCTGCGAACCTTTGCGCAGGTATTCGCCGGCGATTTCAGCAACCTTGCCGAACATCGAAACACGGTGCCATTCAGTCTTTTCGACCTTCTGACCGGTTTGTTTATCGGTCCACTGTTCGCTGGTCGCCAGACTCAGGTTGGTCACGGCGTTACCGTTAGGCAAGTAGCGAACTTCGGGATCCTGGCCGCATGTACCGACCAATATGACTTTGTTAACCCCACGGGCCATAACGTTCTCCTAGGCTTCGCACGCTGTCGGCGCCGGGTCGTTGACCAAGCGCTCAAGGGACGTGCGATCCAATAGTTCGGTGTCTAATTTGATATAGATGGCAGCTTCATCAGCCACCACCACTGCATCTGTTACTCCGGTGACGGCCATCAAACGCTCAATCAGGCCGGCTTCGCGCTGTGCTTCTGGCGTCAACGGCACACGCAGGCTCGTCACGTACGGTGGTTCGCGCATAGTAACAGCAAAGGCGAGCCATATGGCACACAGGCCAGCCCCGCCGAGGAACACAATGCTCAATCCACCGTGCTGAAATAACCAGCCGCCAAGAATGCCGCCAGCCGCCGAACCGAGGAACTGGCTGGTGGAGTAAACCCCCATCGCCGTGCCTTTTCCGCCTGCCGGTGACACTTTACTGATCAACGACGGCAACGAGGCCTCAAGCAAGTTGAACGCGGTGAAGAACACCACCGTCCCGATCACCAAAGCC includes:
- a CDS encoding single-stranded DNA-binding protein translates to MARGVNKVILVGTCGQDPEVRYLPNGNAVTNLSLATSEQWTDKQTGQKVEKTEWHRVSMFGKVAEIAGEYLRKGSQVYIEGKLQTREWEKDGIKRYTTEIVVDMQGTMQLLGGRPQGEGAPQGQGGMSNSAPRPQQSRPQQSQPQSQPQSQPQRESRPAPQQQAAPQPAPDFDSFDDDIPF